The Maniola hyperantus chromosome 25, iAphHyp1.2, whole genome shotgun sequence genome segment cagaagTCCGTAAGTCCGAGTCGCTGTTGCTCTtgtatttaaaatcttaacATCAAGCAAtaattgtagctgtcattctcccgcaatcgcgcagcaacatttacacggcagaaaatatcgTACATTGCCCTCACGCTTCACGTGATTCGACATAATCTGCAGTTTGATAATGGTTATCGTTCAGTATTAGACACGCACTACGCACCTGGTCGCGCGACGCCAGCGCGGCGGCCTGCACGTGCTGCCACGCCTCGTGCAGCGCGCGCACCTCGCGCTGCAGCTCGCGCCAGCCGCGCAGCGCCGCCTCGCGCGATCGCAGCTCCAGCTCCTGAGACAAAGGTATGTTGGATGACTAGCTCGTAGCTCGCCCGACTGTGGGTGACGAGGCCCTTCTCGTCGACCTGCAGCTGGATCTGCTCGGGCTCCGCGCAGTGCGCCACCAGCCCCACCGAGTCGGTGGACGCCGCCGCGTGCCTCGCGCGATATGCTCATCGGCGACGAATCTGACGCGGGGGATTGGACACGTGAATTTATCTGTACGAGTACCGCCCGGCACTGACCTTCTCGTCGACCTGCAGCTGGATCTGCTCGGGCTCCGCGCAGTGCGCCACCAGCCCCACCGAGTCGGTGGACGCCGCCGCGTGCCTCGCGCGATATGCTCATCGGCGACGAATCTGACGCGGGGGATTGGACACGTGAATTTATCTGTACGAGTACCGCCCGGCACTGACCTTCTCGTCGACCTGCAGCTGGATCTGCTCGGGCTCCGCGCAGTGCGCCACCAGCCCCACCGAGTCGGTGGACGCCGCCGCGTCCGCGCCGCGTGCCTCGCGCGATATGCTCATCGGCGACGAATCTGACGCGGGGGATTGGACACGTGATAACAGAGCTCGGACTTAGCTTGAGATGATTAGTGAAAcataagtctgagtaaagtcaaagtacactcacagtgaaattttacaaaatttagaGCTGTAGCTAAGTGAATCGCCGTACACTTTGTTATTTTGGAAAACTAGGCACTTTTTTTGGATAAAAAAAATGTCTTAACACAAACTCGAATCTGTGAGAAACATTGGTAGTGGCCGGCACCACCACGTGACAACCGCGCTGTCTTGAAATGACGTAGCGGGGAACTACTACTGGTTCGCGAATTTTTGAAACCaataaaatttcaccgtgtacACTTTGACTTTGTCCAGACTTAAGTTTCACTTAAAAAGAGATATTTATATCAGCGtcaagtcaaaaataaattatttctcagtgattattaaatagagggtcttccaaaacacGTAATATCCACATCTTTTGTTctttttaagtgtaataaccattttaaattatcgattaaactaaaaaagtacgtcattatgatgtgacgtcacattccagtatttcatagaatatcgcggCTCACAATTCACATTATTTTGTGAGTATTGGTTACTTTACATGCTGATTGAAATCTCCCACATAACAATCATGCATTTCTTACACTgattaaaatttgaatttctatggatttttaaaatgaagTTTATATTTATGATATTGAGATATTATTGTGAAATGTTGACTCGAAAGAAGCTGCATGTAGTTTCATTATTGTAAATCATTCTGTTAAAGCttagtttagatattataatgaaaatgtCGTGtcgaatataaataaattggttAAGATTCGAGCGCGACAAAGGATCAGCCGCTAGACATGCGCGGCGTCTCACCCCGCACTCCCCGCGGCCGCGCCTCCGCGTCACGCGCCAGCGCGATACAACTGCGCTCTATCACACCTACAAACACAACACAAACACAGagctacagtccgcgacaggttgagatggagaccgggcacacccgcacgcctCCCGCGCCGGGTTAGTGCGGGCGGTTTCCTCCCCGATGCATTAGACGCATAAATGTAGCAGGTAAATATAGGTATTTGGGCTTTAGCAATGATACCACCAATTTCATGTGTTGTTCAAAACACTTAAcaccataataattttacaccaagcgataaaaaaatcttaaaaccagTTAAGTggaagtcggactcgcacacgaagagttccgtaccatcgtaaaaggTACAGCTAACACTCTTAATATGtggaacactgcaagttaatgaatgactgcgccatctattatgtaatttagtaaaataattttttcgtgaacacatttaaattttttttgtgagacagacagacatacataccaCGTTTCGACTATTtgtttcaatacaaaaaaaactatatatacctagtatatacatacagaaaaaacttatcactaaaaaaattatatttacaaaaaatatacgccgtccaaatggtaatttatgggcattgtacccaaaacactggcgctattacctcgctgaacggcaaggctcaaccgttgagcgaaataagcaccagctcttgtgTCTATTTTTTTGTAGGTAATATAAgtacaaattcagttttcggaATTTTTCATATAGTCGTGCTATAAAAAAACCTACATATCaatacaattaaataaaaattttgcaatttttttggtagtttattatcacatTATGATCAAAaaaagacacttttcaaaaaagggtaaaaaccCCTATTGTTCCGTTACAACCATTATGTCCAAAGTTCATTGTGTAATGTTTTCGGTTCACTATAACTTGGCGCCTGACGCTacgttggcaccattgcaataAACCCTATAGTTGTacggaataaagcaaacaaagcaatggtgccaacataacgtcaacCGTGAAGTGAACGGACAATAGCTACGCACCCAGGTAGTCCATGATGGCCCTGAGCGTATGGTCGCGGGCGCGCTCGGTGAGGCGGTCGAAGCGCGGCACGTCGGCGGCGCGCACCTGCCTACGCAGCGCCTCCAGCTCGCCCAGCAGCGAGCGCAGCTGCGCCGCCACGCGCCGCGCGTGCGTCTGCTCCGAGCGCACGCGCGCGTACTGCCCCAGCTGCTCGTACTGCAGACGCGGAGTACAGTTGCCGAGTGGTAAAATGTTTAGCAGGCCAGCCCCCAATTATGTCCAGAAAGACGTATTCACTGtaatcctcaatagctcaaccggtaaaggagtggactgaaaaccgaaaggtcgacagttcaaaccccgcccgttgcactattgtggtacctactcctagcacgagcctgacgcttagttggagaggaaaggggaatattagtcatttaatatggctaatattctttataaacaaaaaaaaaaaaaatcgtaatcAATAGCAAATTCTGCCTTTTGACTGGTTGAATTCGCTGTTCACAATTTTTCACAGCGTAtacatttttcttacacaattctTCTCTCTCTAAACAGGGAGCAGATTATAGCGctactttacaaaaaaaagtacCATTActtaatacatacataatgtCTCCTCACGGCAAAACGAGTTGCCCTCTACTGAGGGCAACTCGTTTTGCCTGCCTACTATTTACGTTACGTCTGTAAGAAGTActgtactatcgaaattttgagttaaacttaaaaagtaaaaatgtttttattttgaaataattaaaaaaaaaacacgctacaaatttaaacagtaggctcgcgacagtgcgctaaaatcacaggttttaccatctaaaaattaaatttaaaactgtcaaactgcatctgtccttttcatattacattactaagaagaggatgcgaatactctaaaatttggttgtgttcagaatcagtaccaatgtcttctttactatacaatataattttacataataacagactgaaaataaggccaaataggattacaattttttacagatttataacagtacgtttgataatttaaacaagctttacaataatataataatatgaaaatataaaagtcaattaactagtaaaaatacctagtaggtgattcacaacatatgtatgtgtgtgtgtatgtgtgagtgtatgtgtgtctgtgtgtgtgtgggtgtgtgtttgtgtgtgggagagagtatgcgtgagtgcgtgcttgtgggttatgatattatgcggatttatgtaatattatagatactagtataattattatcagttacatattataatttttccgatgcagtttaattatttccttttttaattacatttttcaGGTGTTAACCGGTGCCTGCTGTAAAGTTGAGGACGAAACCCAAACTGGTTGTCATGAAGTGCTACATATTTGTTCAACTGTGCATTAAGCAAACCGTCAAAAACCTTGGACATGACAGTGGCAAGAGAAATTGGCCTGTAGTAACTTTTGTCAGCCAAGTCACCAGTCTTATTTTTCACAATGGGTACTATAACTGTTTTCATAAGGTTGTGCGGCAAGTAAGAATGGCTCACGCACAGCGAATAGAACATAGCCAGTACTCTACAAATATGAGATCCGGCATGCTGAAGGTGCTCGATGCTCAGTCCATCATGACCCGGAGACTTGCCTCTAGATATTTGAGTTATGGATCTATATACATCCTTCGCAAGGAATGAAGTCCCGACCACCTGTCTATTCATCCCAGCATCGAGCACTCCCATCGCCGGACCTAACGGTGATTTAACAGAAAAATGGGTCTTGAAAATATTTATCTCCAGAAACCAGTTATTTCTATTACTAAATTTCAACAAGATTGGTGAAAAGATTTAGTCATGGAAAGGTTACAGATAAACATCATAAGATCTATGCTATCAGCTGTATGCTTTTATATATCGATGGCTTATATTGAGAGGCAAGTGAATACTGAATATACTACAACAGCAATTCCTTGCCAAGGAATATATTCTTTACTACTACTCTCTTTAGACTTTCGATCCAACGAAACTATCGGTCTAAATCTGGcataacaaagaaataatataataatagaaaagtTTCATAGTTTAACCTTGTCcaaaaacattattaatagaCCTTCGTGACGTCGAAGCCGTCATTATTACCTACGCGCTACTTTTCTATTATTAAGAATTTTCCTTTCCTAATGTTTCACAATTGATAAAAATCATAGGAATTTCATTAGGTACCTTTATGATATTGGCTTTGTGTTGTCGAAGCAAGTCCAAGTGGTGTGGGATCGCCACTTCGTTGAACTTCGTCAACGATAGCTCGACACGTTTTAGTGGCAATTTGTTGTCCTCTTCCATTATTGCAATTAGCACAAAGGTCTACATTAAGAGaatatttgtaataaaataaaacattattgtTTTGTTGAGTCTTGTTACGATCAAAGTCTCTGTGATCAAAGTATATtattgttttgacttttgaccaTTTTGACATTTCATGTACCCATACACCCAACCATCGACCCCACAGAATACCTACATTCGACCCACGTCAACCCACGTAGAAGGAACCTAATATgaccaaagagaatataatcactacgttttaatgACCATATTAGCATGTCTCTGGTCACATAGTGAAGAATCCTTAATCTATGCTGTTCcctctatatttatattttctgcATAACTCTATTGTTTTTCATAATCCTAAttccatagattaatatgtataccaTAGAGAGACACTTGGATGAATGTataccttagatgaatgatgatactatctctatgatgtatactatctctatgtgtATCACTGTATACCTGTAATTCCTACTCTATGTTGTATGTCTATGTTcattatattttgatttttgtggATAAAATACGTTTTTATTTGTGATTTTTGATATCATTGGCTCCATAGTTACGTGGCCAAATGTGTGTCCATCAATGGTTTGGTTAAATCAGTGCATAAAAGtctgaaataaattataaagcATTGCTACATTTCAGATATTTGAACACGCTTAGAGAAAGATGGATGTCGATACAGgtaaatttgttttttattcaatatcTTACAAGCCTCTATTTGCCTAAGAAGCGGATAGTTTCAACAGTTAAACTACATTTTAGCCGATGTTTAGTCGTTCCATACTCGGTTCCACAGCTCTTACAACTCGACAACTGACATGAATCAATAATGTTCAAGCgccgaattaaaaataaaatgcaatCTTTATAGTATATCATGCTAAAAGTCTGTTAGCGGCGGCACGAAGTATCTGTGTATTGTTTTGCACTCTAAAAATGTAATAGAAAGTAAACATGGACCTTGATAAGAAGGTAACCTCAAATTGTTTGTGTCCAAGAAACGTacctagtgattatatactctttggtccAAGCAGCACAATGTGTGGACTGGACTGTAGTCTGTAGGTGCCACAGATATGTAGGTACAGATATGCAACTGACGTGGctgtggccccctcagtccctctcgctcaagcaatGCAAGCATTGCAagcttgtgaaatgttattccgtctattttacgttcgcttcggctattgtagcctagtatactgcaacccaccattgcacaattacttcaaaaacaaaaacaacaaaacaaatcaattatttattaacaatacttgagtcaacataacctcacttcacgttgtttgccaaatactcacgtacaaatacattttggcaaacaaaaaaagtggtcacggtgataaggacaaaacataatcattttgtcacgttctaataagagcttaaatgcatttagctatctcgctctaacagattttttttttccttattggtgagtgccaattagctactcaattatattacgatctagcctaatgtatgactaataagtaattttattttaacctaaacttataaattatcttatatactaagaaattgtccactgacgcatctttgACCAcaacactttgttcacgtgttctttcagcacttacactatgttgACTATCACTTATCTCtagtcctttttagtcttctcactgtttccgttacgtcaagcagctggattgcttcgacgttaacgtggtggtgaagcctatagtcgtgggctttggcaaATTTGGTGATACCTTTATGGACGTATTCTATTTGAAGGTCCTGATGAATATCgtcatttctgatgtaccagggtgcatttacaatattcctgagtactttgttttggaaccgttggatgatttgaatgttactttttttggtacagccTTACAGCTGTATGCCATAAGTCCAAATGGGCATCAGCAGTCCTGATGCCCTAACACCTAACAgaaagtgtcacaatagggctacttgcaatagtccttgttctgaggtaGCTGCTCACTTCAACTGAATTGTTAAGTAACACTCTGTACATGACTACTGTAGTGAACAGAAAcagtgttattattattttcctgtACTAAGagcaaaaaatttaatatttgtatgaataaCAGAATaaagtaagtatgtaggtcGGGTTATGCCCGTTGAGTCCCACCG includes the following:
- the LOC117994007 gene encoding syntaxin-17-like isoform X1 — translated: MEEDNKLPLKRVELSLTKFNEVAIPHHLDLLRQHKANIIKYEQLGQYARVRSEQTHARRVAAQLRSLLGELEALRRQVRAADVPRFDRLTERARDHTLRAIMDYLGVIERSCIALARDAEARPRGVRDSSPMSISREARGADAAASTDSVGLVAHCAEPEQIQLQIQLQVDEKELELRSREAALRGWRELQREVRALHEAWQHVQAAALASRDQTEGGRVRRVRRAGGRAAGGAGGRAAGRQGGAGRGAGGQRARLPGRRGARARAPPLRARPAAARRQEAALATTSCCGALLSVDNNRVLYPVFEKCLSMVFYTE
- the LOC117994007 gene encoding syntaxin-17-like isoform X2, translating into MEEDNKLPLKRVELSLTKFNEVAIPHHLDLLRQHKANIIKYEQLGQYARVRSEQTHARRVAAQLRSLLGELEALRRQVRAADVPRFDRLTERARDHTLRAIMDYLGVIERSCIALARDAEARPRGVRDSSPMSISREARGADAAASTDSVGLVAHCAEPEQIQLQIQLQVDEKELELRSREAALRGWRELQREVRALHEAWQHVQAAALASRDQVSAVAHDVHSAAHDVHAARSTLAAAERLKAGAYGVCGALAGALLAGPAGVLLGVKAGLAVGLAASGLGYLGGAGLARVRRPSVPALPPPDDKKQL
- the LOC117994007 gene encoding homeotic protein female sterile-like isoform X3, with the translated sequence MEEDNKLPLKRVELSLTKFNEVAIPHHLDLLRQHKANIIKYEQLGQYARVRSEQTHARRVAAQLRSLLGELEALRRQVRAADVPRFDRLTERARDHTLRAIMDYLGAGAAIARGGAARLARAAARGARAARGVAARAGRRAGVARPGQRGRARRAQRGARRARGALHACRRRETEGGRVRRVRRAGGRAAGGAGGRAAGRQGGAGRGAGGQRARLPGRRGARARAPPLRARPAAARRQEAALATTSCCGALLSVDNNRVLYPVFEKCLSMVFYTE